From Homo sapiens chromosome 6, GRCh38.p14 Primary Assembly, the proteins below share one genomic window:
- the BRPF3 gene encoding bromodomain and PHD finger-containing protein 3 isoform X4: MRKPRRKSRQNAEGRRSPSPYSLKCSPTRETLTYAQAQRIVEVDIDGRLHRISIYDPLKIITEDELTAQDITECNSNKENSEQPQFPGKSKKPSSKGKKKESCSKHASGTSFHLPQPSFRMVDSGIQPEAPPLPAAYYRYIEKPPEDLDAEVEYDMDEEDLAWLDMVNEKRRVDGHSLVSADTFELLVDRLEKESYLESRSSGAQQSLIDEDAFCCVCLDDECHNSNVILFCDICNLAVHQECYGVPYIPEGQWLCRCCLQSPSRPVDCILCPNKGGAFKQTSDGHWAHVVCAIWIPEVCFANTVFLEPIEGIDNIPPARWKLTCYICKQKGLGAAIQCHKVNCYTAFHVTCAQRAGLFMKIEPMRETSLNGTIFTVRKTAYCEAHSPPGAATARRKGDSPRSISETGDEEGLKEGDGEEEEEEEVEEEEQEAQGGVSGSLKGVPKKSKMSLKQKIKKEPEEAGQDTPSTLPMLAVPQIPSYRLNKICSGLSFQRKNQFMQRLHNYWLLKRQARNGVPLIRRLHSHLQSQRNAEQREQDEKTSAVKEELKYWQKLRHDLERARLLIELIRKREKLKREQVKVQQAAMELELMPFNVLLRTTLDLLQEKDPAHIFAEPVNLSEVPDYLEFISKPMDFSTMRRKLESHLYRTLEEFEEDFNLIVTNCMKYNAKDTIFHRAAVRLRDLGGAILRHARRQAENIGYDPERGTHLPESPKLEDFYRFSWEDVDNILIPENRAHLSPEVQLKELLEKLDLVSAMRSSGARTRRVRLLRREINALRQKLAQPPPPQPPSLNKTVSNGELPAGPQGDAAVLEQALQEEPEDDGDRDSLFF; the protein is encoded by the exons ATGAGGAAGCCTCGTCGGAAGTCCCGGCAGAATGCCGAGGGCCGGCGTTCCCCGTCCCCCTACAGTCTCAAGTGCTCACCCACCCGGGAGACCCTGACATATGCCCAGGCCCAGCGGATTGTCGAGGTAGACATTGATGGACGCCTGCATCGTATCAGCATCTATGACCCACTCAAAATCATTACTGAAGATGAGCTAACTGCCCAGGATATCACCGAATGCAATAGTAACAAGGAAAACAGTGAACAGCCTCAGTTCCCTGGCAAGTCCAAGAAACCCTCATCCAAGGGCAAAAAGAAGGAATCCTGCTCCAAGCATGCATCTGGTACTTCCTTCCACCTCCCACAGCCCAGCTTCCGTATGGTGGACTCAGGCATCCAGCCAGAAGCACCCCCGCTGCCTGCTGCCTACTACCGCTACATTGAGAAGCCACCTGAAGACCTGGATGCAGAGGTAGAGTATGACATGGATGAGGAGGACCTTGCCTGGCTGGACATGGTGAATGAAAAACGGCGAGTAGATGGGCACAGTTTGGTGTCTGCAGATACCTTTGAGCTGCTGGTAGACCGGCTTGAGAAAGAGTCATACTTGGAGAGTCGCAGCAGTGGGGCCCAACAGTCACTCATCGATGAAGACGCTTTCTGCTGTGTGTGCCTGGATGATGAATGTCACAATAGCAATGTTATTCTCTTCTGTGACATCTGCAACCTGGCTGTACACCAGGAGTGCTATGGCGTCCCATACATCCCTGAGGGCCAGTGGCTATGCCGCTGCTGCCTGCAGTCTCCCTCCCGGCCTGTGGATTGCATCCTTTGCCCCAATAAGGGTGGCGCCTTCAAACAGACCAGTGATGGGCACTGGGCCCATGTGGTGTGTGCCATCTGGATCCCTGAAGTCTGCTTTGCTAACACCGTGTTCTTGGAACCTATTGAGGGCATTGACAATATCCCGCCTGCCCGCTGGAAACTAACCTGCTATATCTGCAAGCAGAAAGGGCTAGGTGCAGCCATCCAGTGCCATAAGGTGAACTGCTACACAGCATTCCATGTGACATGTGCACAGCGGGCTGGGCTCTTCATGAAGATTGAGCCCATGCGCGAAACCAGCCTCAATGGCACCATCTTTACAGTGCGCAAGACTGCCTACTGTGAGGCCCACTCGCCACCAGGTGCGGCCACTGCTAGGAGGAAGGGCGACTCCCCTAGAAGCATCAGTGAGACTGGCGATGAGGAAGGGCTGAAGGAGGGtgatggagaggaggaagaagaggaagaggtggaggaagaaGAGCAGGAAGCTCAAGGCGGGGTGAGTGGCTCCCTCAAGGGAGTGCCCAAGAAAAGCAAGATGAGTTTGAAGCAGAAGATCAAGAAGGAGCCAGAGGAAGCAGGCCAAGACACACCCTCCACTCTCCCCATGCTTGCTGTCCCACAGATACCCTCTTACAG GTTGAACAAGATCTGTAGTGGTCTCTCCTTTCAGAGGAAAAACCAGTTTATGCAGCGGCTTCACAATTATTGGCTGTTGAAGCGGCAGGCACGGAATGGTGTCCCTCTTATCCGGCGCTTGCACTCCCATCTGCAGTCCCAAAGAAACGCTGAGCAG CGAGAGCAGGATGAGAAGACAAGTGCAGTGAAGGAGGAGCTGAAGTATTGGCAGAAGCTCCGGCATGACTTGGAGCGGGCGCGGCTGCTGATTGAGCTGATTCGGAAGAGAGAGAAGCTCAAACGAGAGCAG GTCAAAGTCCAGCAGGCTGCCATGGAGCTGGAGCTGATGCCATTCAATGTTCTGTTGAGGACAACACTGGACCTGCTGCAGGAGAAGGATCCTGCACACATCTTCGCAGAACCAGTCAACTTGAGTGAG GTTCCAGATTACCTGGAATTCATATCCAAGCCAATGGATTTTTCTACTATGAGGCGGAAGCTGGAGTCCCACCTGTACCGCACCTTGGAGGAGTTTGAGGAGGACTTTAACCTTATAGTTACCAACTGCATGAAGTATAATGCTAAAGACACAATTTTCCACCGAGCAGCTGTCCGCCTGCGGGACCTGGGAGGGGCCATCCTACGGCACGCCCGGCGGCAGGCAGAGAACATCGGCTATGACCCCGAGAGGGGCACTCACCTGCCCGAGTCACCCAAATTGGAAGACTTTTACCGCTTCTCCTGGGAAGACG TGGACAACATCCTCATCCCAGAGAACCGGGCCCATTTGTCCCCAGAGGTGCAGCTGAAGGAGCTGCTGGAGAAACTGGACCTGGTGAGCGCCATGCGGTCCAGTGGGGCCCGCACCCGTCGTGTCCGCCTGCTACGCCGGGAGATCAATGCCCTTCGGCAGAAGCTGgcacagccaccaccaccacagccaccatCACTCAACAAGACAGTATCCAATGGGGAGCTGCCAGCAGGGCCCCAGGGGGATGCAGCTGTGCTGGAGCAGGCCTTGCAGGAGGAGCCAGAAGACGATGGGGACAGAG attctctttttttctaa
- the BRPF3 gene encoding bromodomain and PHD finger-containing protein 3, translated as MRKPRRKSRQNAEGRRSPSPYSLKCSPTRETLTYAQAQRIVEVDIDGRLHRISIYDPLKIITEDELTAQDITECNSNKENSEQPQFPGKSKKPSSKGKKKESCSKHASGTSFHLPQPSFRMVDSGIQPEAPPLPAAYYRYIEKPPEDLDAEVEYDMDEEDLAWLDMVNEKRRVDGHSLVSADTFELLVDRLEKESYLESRSSGAQQSLIDEDAFCCVCLDDECHNSNVILFCDICNLAVHQECYGVPYIPEGQWLCRCCLQSPSRPVDCILCPNKGGAFKQTSDGHWAHVVCAIWIPEVCFANTVFLEPIEGIDNIPPARWKLTCYICKQKGLGAAIQCHKVNCYTAFHVTCAQRAGLFMKIEPMRETSLNGTIFTVRKTAYCEAHSPPGAATARRKGDSPRSISETGDEEGLKEGDGEEEEEEEVEEEEQEAQGGVSGSLKGVPKKSKMSLKQKIKKEPEEAGQDTPSTLPMLAVPQIPSYRLNKICSGLSFQRKNQFMQRLHNYWLLKRQARNGVPLIRRLHSHLQSQRNAEQREQDEKTSAVKEELKYWQKLRHDLERARLLIELIRKREKLKREQVKVQQAAMELELMPFNVLLRTTLDLLQEKDPAHIFAEPVNLSEVPDYLEFISKPMDFSTMRRKLESHLYRTLEEFEEDFNLIVTNCMKYNAKDTIFHRAAVRLRDLGGAILRHARRQAENIGYDPERGTHLPESPKLEDFYRFSWEDVDNILIPENRAHLSPEVQLKELLEKLDLVSAMRSSGARTRRVRLLRREINALRQKLAQPPPPQPPSLNKTVSNGELPAGPQGDAAVLEQALQEEPEDDGDRDDSKLPPPPTLEPTGPAPSLSEQESPPEPPTLKPINDSKPPSRFLKPRKVEEDELLEKSPLQLGNEPLQRLLSDNGINRLSLMAPDTPAGTPLSGVGRRTSVLFKKAKNGVKLQRSPDRVLENGEDHGVAGSPASPASIEEERHSRKRPRSRSCSESEGERSPQQEEETGMTNGFGKHTESGSDSECSLGLSGGLAFEACSGLTPPKRSRGKPALSRVPFLEGVNGDSDYNGSGRSLLLPFEDRGDLEPLELVWAKCRGYPSYPALIIDPKMPREGLLHNGVPIPVPPLDVLKLGEQKQAEAGEKLFLVLFFDNKRTWQWLPRDKVLPLGVEDTVDKLKMLEGRKTSIRKSVQVAYDRAMIHLSRVRGPHSFVTSSYL; from the exons ATGAGGAAGCCTCGTCGGAAGTCCCGGCAGAATGCCGAGGGCCGGCGTTCCCCGTCCCCCTACAGTCTCAAGTGCTCACCCACCCGGGAGACCCTGACATATGCCCAGGCCCAGCGGATTGTCGAGGTAGACATTGATGGACGCCTGCATCGTATCAGCATCTATGACCCACTCAAAATCATTACTGAAGATGAGCTAACTGCCCAGGATATCACCGAATGCAATAGTAACAAGGAAAACAGTGAACAGCCTCAGTTCCCTGGCAAGTCCAAGAAACCCTCATCCAAGGGCAAAAAGAAGGAATCCTGCTCCAAGCATGCATCTGGTACTTCCTTCCACCTCCCACAGCCCAGCTTCCGTATGGTGGACTCAGGCATCCAGCCAGAAGCACCCCCGCTGCCTGCTGCCTACTACCGCTACATTGAGAAGCCACCTGAAGACCTGGATGCAGAGGTAGAGTATGACATGGATGAGGAGGACCTTGCCTGGCTGGACATGGTGAATGAAAAACGGCGAGTAGATGGGCACAGTTTGGTGTCTGCAGATACCTTTGAGCTGCTGGTAGACCGGCTTGAGAAAGAGTCATACTTGGAGAGTCGCAGCAGTGGGGCCCAACAGTCACTCATCGATGAAGACGCTTTCTGCTGTGTGTGCCTGGATGATGAATGTCACAATAGCAATGTTATTCTCTTCTGTGACATCTGCAACCTGGCTGTACACCAGGAGTGCTATGGCGTCCCATACATCCCTGAGGGCCAGTGGCTATGCCGCTGCTGCCTGCAGTCTCCCTCCCGGCCTGTGGATTGCATCCTTTGCCCCAATAAGGGTGGCGCCTTCAAACAGACCAGTGATGGGCACTGGGCCCATGTGGTGTGTGCCATCTGGATCCCTGAAGTCTGCTTTGCTAACACCGTGTTCTTGGAACCTATTGAGGGCATTGACAATATCCCGCCTGCCCGCTGGAAACTAACCTGCTATATCTGCAAGCAGAAAGGGCTAGGTGCAGCCATCCAGTGCCATAAGGTGAACTGCTACACAGCATTCCATGTGACATGTGCACAGCGGGCTGGGCTCTTCATGAAGATTGAGCCCATGCGCGAAACCAGCCTCAATGGCACCATCTTTACAGTGCGCAAGACTGCCTACTGTGAGGCCCACTCGCCACCAGGTGCGGCCACTGCTAGGAGGAAGGGCGACTCCCCTAGAAGCATCAGTGAGACTGGCGATGAGGAAGGGCTGAAGGAGGGtgatggagaggaggaagaagaggaagaggtggaggaagaaGAGCAGGAAGCTCAAGGCGGGGTGAGTGGCTCCCTCAAGGGAGTGCCCAAGAAAAGCAAGATGAGTTTGAAGCAGAAGATCAAGAAGGAGCCAGAGGAAGCAGGCCAAGACACACCCTCCACTCTCCCCATGCTTGCTGTCCCACAGATACCCTCTTACAG GTTGAACAAGATCTGTAGTGGTCTCTCCTTTCAGAGGAAAAACCAGTTTATGCAGCGGCTTCACAATTATTGGCTGTTGAAGCGGCAGGCACGGAATGGTGTCCCTCTTATCCGGCGCTTGCACTCCCATCTGCAGTCCCAAAGAAACGCTGAGCAG CGAGAGCAGGATGAGAAGACAAGTGCAGTGAAGGAGGAGCTGAAGTATTGGCAGAAGCTCCGGCATGACTTGGAGCGGGCGCGGCTGCTGATTGAGCTGATTCGGAAGAGAGAGAAGCTCAAACGAGAGCAG GTCAAAGTCCAGCAGGCTGCCATGGAGCTGGAGCTGATGCCATTCAATGTTCTGTTGAGGACAACACTGGACCTGCTGCAGGAGAAGGATCCTGCACACATCTTCGCAGAACCAGTCAACTTGAGTGAG GTTCCAGATTACCTGGAATTCATATCCAAGCCAATGGATTTTTCTACTATGAGGCGGAAGCTGGAGTCCCACCTGTACCGCACCTTGGAGGAGTTTGAGGAGGACTTTAACCTTATAGTTACCAACTGCATGAAGTATAATGCTAAAGACACAATTTTCCACCGAGCAGCTGTCCGCCTGCGGGACCTGGGAGGGGCCATCCTACGGCACGCCCGGCGGCAGGCAGAGAACATCGGCTATGACCCCGAGAGGGGCACTCACCTGCCCGAGTCACCCAAATTGGAAGACTTTTACCGCTTCTCCTGGGAAGACG TGGACAACATCCTCATCCCAGAGAACCGGGCCCATTTGTCCCCAGAGGTGCAGCTGAAGGAGCTGCTGGAGAAACTGGACCTGGTGAGCGCCATGCGGTCCAGTGGGGCCCGCACCCGTCGTGTCCGCCTGCTACGCCGGGAGATCAATGCCCTTCGGCAGAAGCTGgcacagccaccaccaccacagccaccatCACTCAACAAGACAGTATCCAATGGGGAGCTGCCAGCAGGGCCCCAGGGGGATGCAGCTGTGCTGGAGCAGGCCTTGCAGGAGGAGCCAGAAGACGATGGGGACAGAG atGACTCCAAACTGCCTCCTCCGCCAACCCTGGAGCCCACTGGGCCTGCACCTTCCTTGTCTGAGCAAGAATCCCCCCCGGAGCCCCCTACTCTGAAACCCATTAATGATAGCAAACCTCCAAGCAGGTTCCTAAAGCCCAGAAAGGTGGAAGAAGATGAGCTCTTGGAAAAATCACCACTGCAGCTAGGGAATGAGCCTTTGCAACGCTTGCTCAGTGACAATGGCATCAACAGACTATCCCTCATGGCCCCTGACACCCCGGCCGGTACCCCACTTAGTGGTGTGGGTCGCCGCACATCAGTCCTCTTCAAGAAGGCCAAGAATGGGGTTAAGCTACAGAGAAGCCCAGACAGGGTCCTGGAGAATGGCGAGGACCATGGTGTGGCAGGCTCTCCTGCCTCTCCAGCCAGCATCGAGGAAGAGCGCCACTCCCGGAAGCGGCCAAGGAGCAGGAGCTGTAGTGAGAGCGAAGGGGAGAGGTCCCcccagcaggaggaagagacag GCATGACCAACGGCTTTGGAAAACACACCGAAAGCGGGTCTGACTCTGAATGTAGTTTGGGTCTCAGTGGTGGACTGGCATTTGAAGCTTGCAG TGGTCTGACGCCCCCCAAACGCAGCCGTGGGAAGCCAGCCCTGTCTCGAGTGCCCTTCCTGGAAGGTGTGAACGGAGACTCTGACTACAATGGCTCAG gcagaAGCCTCCTGCTGCCCTTTGAAGACCGCGGAGACCTGGAGCCCTTGGAGCTGGTGTGGGCCAAGTGCCGAGGCTACCCCTCCTACCCTGCCTTG ATCATCGATCCCAAGATGCCCCGGGAGGGCCTCCTGCACAATGGCGTTCCCATCCCTGTCCCCCCGCTGGACGTGCTGAAGCTGGGAGAGCAgaaacaggcagaggctggagagaAGCTCTTCCTTGTCCTCTTCTTTGACAACAAGCGCACCTG GCAGTGGCTTCCAAGGGACAAAGTCCTGCCCTTGGGTGTGGAAGACACCGTGGACAAGCTCAAGATGCTGGAAGGCCGCAAGACCAGCATCCGCAAGTCAGTGCAGGTGGCCTATGACCGTGCGATGATCCACCTGAGCAGAGTCCGGGGGCCCCACTCCTTCGTCACTTCCAGCTACCTGtaa
- the BRPF3 gene encoding bromodomain and PHD finger-containing protein 3 isoform X5, producing the protein MRKPRRKSRQNAEGRRSPSPYSLKCSPTRETLTYAQAQRIVEVDIDGRLHRISIYDPLKIITEDELTAQDITECNSNKENSEQPQFPGKSKKPSSKGKKKESCSKHASGTSFHLPQPSFRMVDSGIQPEAPPLPAAYYRYIEKPPEDLDAEVEYDMDEEDLAWLDMVNEKRRVDGHSLVSADTFELLVDRLEKESYLESRSSGAQQSLIDEDAFCCVCLDDECHNSNVILFCDICNLAVHQECYGVPYIPEGQWLCRCCLQSPSRPVDCILCPNKGGAFKQTSDGHWAHVVCAIWIPEVCFANTVFLEPIEGIDNIPPARWKLTCYICKQKGLGAAIQCHKVNCYTAFHVTCAQRAGLFMKIEPMRETSLNGTIFTVRKTAYCEAHSPPGAATARRKGDSPRSISETGDEEGLKEGDGEEEEEEEVEEEEQEAQGGVSGSLKGVPKKSKMSLKQKIKKEPEEAGQDTPSTLPMLAVPQIPSYRLNKICSGLSFQRKNQFMQRLHNYWLLKRQARNGVPLIRRLHSHLQSQRNAEQREQDEKTSAVKEELKYWQKLRHDLERARLLIELIRKREKLKREQVKVQQAAMELELMPFNVLLRTTLDLLQEKDPAHIFAEPVNLSEVLYV; encoded by the exons ATGAGGAAGCCTCGTCGGAAGTCCCGGCAGAATGCCGAGGGCCGGCGTTCCCCGTCCCCCTACAGTCTCAAGTGCTCACCCACCCGGGAGACCCTGACATATGCCCAGGCCCAGCGGATTGTCGAGGTAGACATTGATGGACGCCTGCATCGTATCAGCATCTATGACCCACTCAAAATCATTACTGAAGATGAGCTAACTGCCCAGGATATCACCGAATGCAATAGTAACAAGGAAAACAGTGAACAGCCTCAGTTCCCTGGCAAGTCCAAGAAACCCTCATCCAAGGGCAAAAAGAAGGAATCCTGCTCCAAGCATGCATCTGGTACTTCCTTCCACCTCCCACAGCCCAGCTTCCGTATGGTGGACTCAGGCATCCAGCCAGAAGCACCCCCGCTGCCTGCTGCCTACTACCGCTACATTGAGAAGCCACCTGAAGACCTGGATGCAGAGGTAGAGTATGACATGGATGAGGAGGACCTTGCCTGGCTGGACATGGTGAATGAAAAACGGCGAGTAGATGGGCACAGTTTGGTGTCTGCAGATACCTTTGAGCTGCTGGTAGACCGGCTTGAGAAAGAGTCATACTTGGAGAGTCGCAGCAGTGGGGCCCAACAGTCACTCATCGATGAAGACGCTTTCTGCTGTGTGTGCCTGGATGATGAATGTCACAATAGCAATGTTATTCTCTTCTGTGACATCTGCAACCTGGCTGTACACCAGGAGTGCTATGGCGTCCCATACATCCCTGAGGGCCAGTGGCTATGCCGCTGCTGCCTGCAGTCTCCCTCCCGGCCTGTGGATTGCATCCTTTGCCCCAATAAGGGTGGCGCCTTCAAACAGACCAGTGATGGGCACTGGGCCCATGTGGTGTGTGCCATCTGGATCCCTGAAGTCTGCTTTGCTAACACCGTGTTCTTGGAACCTATTGAGGGCATTGACAATATCCCGCCTGCCCGCTGGAAACTAACCTGCTATATCTGCAAGCAGAAAGGGCTAGGTGCAGCCATCCAGTGCCATAAGGTGAACTGCTACACAGCATTCCATGTGACATGTGCACAGCGGGCTGGGCTCTTCATGAAGATTGAGCCCATGCGCGAAACCAGCCTCAATGGCACCATCTTTACAGTGCGCAAGACTGCCTACTGTGAGGCCCACTCGCCACCAGGTGCGGCCACTGCTAGGAGGAAGGGCGACTCCCCTAGAAGCATCAGTGAGACTGGCGATGAGGAAGGGCTGAAGGAGGGtgatggagaggaggaagaagaggaagaggtggaggaagaaGAGCAGGAAGCTCAAGGCGGGGTGAGTGGCTCCCTCAAGGGAGTGCCCAAGAAAAGCAAGATGAGTTTGAAGCAGAAGATCAAGAAGGAGCCAGAGGAAGCAGGCCAAGACACACCCTCCACTCTCCCCATGCTTGCTGTCCCACAGATACCCTCTTACAG GTTGAACAAGATCTGTAGTGGTCTCTCCTTTCAGAGGAAAAACCAGTTTATGCAGCGGCTTCACAATTATTGGCTGTTGAAGCGGCAGGCACGGAATGGTGTCCCTCTTATCCGGCGCTTGCACTCCCATCTGCAGTCCCAAAGAAACGCTGAGCAG CGAGAGCAGGATGAGAAGACAAGTGCAGTGAAGGAGGAGCTGAAGTATTGGCAGAAGCTCCGGCATGACTTGGAGCGGGCGCGGCTGCTGATTGAGCTGATTCGGAAGAGAGAGAAGCTCAAACGAGAGCAG GTCAAAGTCCAGCAGGCTGCCATGGAGCTGGAGCTGATGCCATTCAATGTTCTGTTGAGGACAACACTGGACCTGCTGCAGGAGAAGGATCCTGCACACATCTTCGCAGAACCAGTCAACTTGAGTGAG GTTTTATATGTTTAG